From the Halalkalicoccus sp. CGA53 genome, one window contains:
- a CDS encoding NAD(P)H-dependent oxidoreductase — MNVLIVLGHPRRESLCGALARAYERGAAETGVNVRSLAVTDLEFDPNVRTEEPTDQHTEPDVAAARREIEWADHLVFVYPNWWGTMPALLKGFFDRTFAPGFAFSFYDEGEGAGHEELLSEKTAELLVTMDVPPLVYRLIQRQPGTNAVKGATLDFAGIRTTRVTHLGPVEGSEPEERAGWLAEAEALGRSLAGGPDTRWSRIRYSVSAWLRALRLQFYPMAWVAYTIGALGAVGSDAFTSLAYWLGLSFLFFLEAATVLSNEYADYETDRRNTFAGPFTGGSQVLVDGALGFRQIEIGILIALSLAGLSGIGVLATGTGPLPVMAGSMLLLAVLALGYTLAPLKLSYRTLGELDVAVTHSLGVLLPGFVVLGGDPLDPLPWLVGLPYLLAILPSITLSAIPDHDADRAAGKRTIAVRFGIDGGVRFAQVTALLASLAGVALYVSELVPGAYNALVLLSVPHALGLAWLLELRVPDEPRRIDGPMIAALSYLTWFALAPLVALL; from the coding sequence GTGAACGTCCTGATCGTTCTCGGTCACCCGCGACGCGAGAGTCTCTGCGGCGCGCTCGCCCGGGCCTACGAGCGCGGGGCGGCCGAGACGGGGGTGAACGTCCGCTCGCTCGCCGTCACAGATCTGGAGTTCGACCCGAACGTCAGAACCGAAGAACCGACCGACCAGCACACCGAACCGGACGTAGCGGCGGCGAGGAGGGAGATCGAGTGGGCGGACCACCTCGTCTTCGTCTACCCGAACTGGTGGGGGACGATGCCAGCACTGCTCAAGGGCTTCTTCGACCGGACCTTCGCCCCCGGCTTCGCCTTCTCGTTCTACGACGAGGGCGAAGGCGCGGGCCACGAGGAACTGCTCTCGGAGAAGACCGCGGAACTCCTCGTGACGATGGACGTCCCGCCGCTGGTCTACCGGCTGATCCAGCGCCAGCCGGGGACGAACGCGGTGAAGGGTGCGACGCTCGACTTCGCCGGGATACGGACGACCCGGGTGACACATCTCGGACCCGTCGAGGGGTCCGAGCCGGAGGAACGCGCAGGGTGGCTGGCGGAGGCCGAGGCGCTCGGCCGATCGCTCGCGGGCGGTCCCGACACCCGGTGGTCGCGGATCCGCTACTCGGTCTCCGCGTGGCTCCGGGCGCTCAGACTCCAGTTCTACCCGATGGCCTGGGTGGCGTACACGATCGGCGCGCTCGGGGCCGTCGGTTCCGACGCGTTCACCTCGCTCGCCTACTGGCTCGGGCTCTCCTTTCTCTTCTTCCTCGAGGCCGCGACCGTCCTGAGCAACGAGTACGCCGACTACGAGACGGACAGGAGGAACACCTTCGCCGGGCCGTTCACCGGCGGCTCCCAGGTGCTCGTCGACGGCGCGCTCGGCTTCCGTCAGATCGAGATCGGGATCCTCATCGCGCTTTCCCTCGCCGGGCTCTCGGGGATCGGCGTGCTGGCGACCGGCACCGGTCCGCTCCCCGTGATGGCCGGCTCGATGCTCCTCCTCGCCGTCCTCGCGCTCGGCTACACGCTCGCCCCGCTGAAACTCTCCTACCGCACCCTCGGCGAACTCGACGTCGCCGTCACGCACAGCCTCGGCGTCCTGCTCCCCGGGTTCGTCGTTCTGGGCGGCGATCCGCTCGATCCGCTGCCGTGGCTGGTCGGCCTGCCCTATCTCCTCGCGATCCTCCCCTCGATCACCCTCTCCGCGATCCCCGACCACGACGCGGACCGGGCGGCCGGAAAACGGACGATCGCCGTCCGATTCGGCATCGATGGGGGGGTTCGGTTCGCACAGGTGACGGCGCTCCTCGCCTCCCTCGCGGGGGTCGCCCTGTACGTCTCGGAGCTCGTACCGGGTGCCTACAACGCCCTGGTCCTCCTCTCGGTCCCGCACGCGCTCGGGCTCGCCTGGCTGCTCGAGCTCCGTGTACCGGACGAGCCGCGTCGCATCGACGGCCCCATGATCGCTGCGCTGAGCTATCTCACCTGGTTCGCGCTCGCACCGCTCGTCGCGCTCCTCTGA
- a CDS encoding glutathione S-transferase N-terminal domain-containing protein, translating into MSELELYELPGCPFCATVKTKLDELGLEYESHEVPRSHADRTEVKEITGQTEVPVLVDRANGVDGMSESADIVAYLDETYGN; encoded by the coding sequence ATGAGCGAACTCGAACTGTACGAACTGCCGGGCTGTCCGTTCTGTGCGACGGTGAAGACGAAACTCGACGAGCTCGGACTCGAGTACGAGAGCCACGAGGTGCCCCGCTCGCACGCCGACCGGACCGAGGTGAAAGAGATCACGGGCCAGACCGAGGTCCCCGTCCTCGTCGATCGCGCGAACGGGGTCGACGGGATGTCCGAGAGCGCCGACATCGTCGCCTACCTCGACGAGACGTACGGGAACTAA
- a CDS encoding NCS2 family permease codes for MGAADRLDEFFGVRGEGSSIRTEVIAGTTTFLAMAYIIVVNPSILLGAIVGFGEDGGLNPETTIDGATYTAGEVFQMLAIATILASVVATLVMALYARRPFGLAPGMGLNAFFAFTVVLAMGIPWQVALAAVFVEGVIFIAITALGVREYVIELFPEPVKFSVGAGIGVFLLFLGLQEMEVVVPYPEGTLVELGMIAQNPVALLGLAGLVLTLMLWARGITGSLIIGILTTTLAGWALILANVVDEAVLGPAALVDEETGQLSFETVLSPQYDITPLAGAFVEGLSQADAFTFALVVFTFFFVDFFDTAGTLIGVSQFGGFLDEEGDLPEMEKPLMADAVGTTFGAMVGTSTVTTYIESSTGIEEGGRTGLTALVVALLFAVSLVAVPLVAAIPTYASYIALVVVGIIMLQGVLDIDWGDPAWAVSAGLTITVMPLTASIANGLAAGIIAYPLIKLATGEGREVRLGQWVTALALVGYFYVTTSGMLG; via the coding sequence ATGGGCGCCGCTGACAGGCTGGACGAGTTCTTCGGGGTACGCGGGGAGGGGAGTTCGATCAGGACGGAGGTGATCGCGGGGACGACGACGTTCCTCGCGATGGCGTACATCATCGTCGTCAACCCCTCGATCCTGCTGGGGGCGATCGTCGGGTTCGGCGAGGACGGCGGGCTGAACCCCGAGACGACCATCGACGGGGCGACGTACACCGCGGGCGAGGTGTTTCAGATGCTCGCCATCGCGACGATCCTCGCGAGCGTGGTCGCGACGCTCGTGATGGCGCTCTATGCCCGTCGCCCGTTCGGTCTCGCGCCGGGGATGGGGCTCAACGCCTTCTTCGCGTTCACCGTCGTCCTCGCGATGGGTATCCCCTGGCAGGTCGCGCTCGCGGCGGTGTTCGTCGAGGGGGTGATCTTCATCGCGATCACCGCGCTCGGGGTGCGGGAGTACGTCATCGAGCTGTTTCCCGAGCCGGTGAAGTTCTCCGTCGGCGCCGGCATCGGCGTCTTCCTGCTCTTCCTCGGGTTGCAGGAGATGGAGGTGGTCGTCCCCTACCCCGAGGGCACGCTCGTCGAGCTCGGGATGATCGCCCAGAACCCGGTCGCCCTGCTGGGCCTCGCTGGGCTCGTGCTCACGCTCATGCTCTGGGCGCGCGGGATCACCGGCTCGCTCATCATCGGCATTCTCACCACCACGCTCGCCGGCTGGGCGCTGATCCTGGCGAACGTCGTCGACGAGGCGGTCCTGGGACCCGCGGCGCTCGTCGACGAGGAGACCGGCCAGCTGAGCTTCGAGACCGTCCTCTCGCCGCAGTACGACATCACGCCGCTGGCGGGCGCGTTCGTCGAGGGGCTCTCACAGGCCGACGCGTTCACGTTCGCGCTCGTCGTCTTCACGTTCTTCTTCGTCGACTTCTTCGACACCGCAGGGACGCTGATCGGCGTCTCCCAGTTCGGCGGCTTCCTCGACGAGGAGGGCGACCTCCCGGAGATGGAGAAGCCGTTGATGGCAGACGCCGTCGGGACGACGTTCGGCGCGATGGTCGGCACCTCCACGGTGACGACGTACATCGAGTCCTCGACGGGGATCGAGGAGGGAGGCCGGACCGGGCTGACCGCGCTCGTCGTCGCCCTCCTCTTCGCCGTCTCCCTCGTCGCCGTCCCGCTCGTCGCTGCCATCCCCACCTACGCCTCCTACATCGCGCTCGTCGTCGTCGGGATCATCATGCTCCAGGGGGTGCTGGACATCGACTGGGGCGACCCCGCCTGGGCGGTCTCGGCGGGACTCACGATCACCGTGATGCCGCTCACGGCCTCGATCGCGAACGGACTCGCGGCGGGGATCATCGCCTACCCGCTGATCAAACTCGCGACTGGCGAGGGCCGGGAGGTCCGTCTCGGCCAGTGGGTGACCGCGCTCGCGCTCGTCGGCTACTTCTACGTCACGACCAGCGGCATGCTCGGCTGA
- a CDS encoding DUF1059 domain-containing protein: MARAHKLDCEAVSDECRFIVQSENESEAIELAKNHMKEVHGRELTNEELREEHLQVV, encoded by the coding sequence ATGGCACGAGCACACAAACTCGACTGTGAGGCGGTATCGGACGAGTGTCGGTTCATCGTCCAATCGGAGAACGAATCGGAGGCGATCGAACTGGCGAAGAACCACATGAAGGAGGTCCACGGGCGGGAGTTGACGAACGAGGAGCTTCGGGAGGAACACCTGCAGGTCGTGTAG
- a CDS encoding cysteine dioxygenase family protein, which produces MVDAEEEYYLDNDRLRRFIERVKRTADEHEEVPSLLSALHEPFEELLEEDDWLPELYRDLPPEDYDNKSEMGGEIAQWLLYRQEGKLSLSSLVVPPGVETPVHDHLAWGLVGLCQGTQEETFFRRVDSSGHDEGEAELELVERQQAGPGDFYELIPPEGDIHSVKTTSEVPSVSLHLLGADIGCIPRHAFDPDADLVKLFQSGYTNVECDDALEGDANAHTHDQLH; this is translated from the coding sequence ATGGTCGACGCAGAAGAGGAGTACTACCTCGACAACGATCGGCTCCGACGGTTCATCGAACGGGTAAAACGGACCGCGGACGAGCACGAGGAGGTCCCGTCGCTGCTCTCGGCGCTGCACGAACCGTTCGAGGAGCTGCTCGAGGAGGACGACTGGCTGCCGGAACTGTATCGTGACCTGCCGCCGGAGGACTACGACAACAAGAGCGAGATGGGTGGGGAGATCGCGCAGTGGCTACTCTACCGGCAGGAGGGGAAGCTGTCGCTCTCGAGCCTCGTCGTCCCACCGGGTGTCGAGACACCCGTCCACGACCACCTCGCCTGGGGACTCGTGGGGCTCTGTCAGGGCACCCAGGAGGAGACCTTCTTCCGGCGCGTCGATTCCTCCGGACACGACGAGGGCGAGGCCGAACTCGAACTCGTCGAGCGCCAGCAGGCCGGTCCCGGCGACTTCTACGAGCTGATCCCGCCGGAAGGCGACATCCACTCGGTCAAGACCACCTCGGAGGTGCCGAGCGTGAGCCTCCACCTGCTGGGCGCCGACATCGGCTGCATCCCCAGACACGCCTTCGACCCCGACGCGGACCTCGTGAAGCTGTTCCAGTCGGGGTACACGAACGTCGAGTGCGACGACGCGCTGGAGGGCGACGCCAACGCCCACACGCACGATCAGCTCCACTGA
- the pyrE gene encoding orotate phosphoribosyltransferase, whose product MAGETGELIAALREAESVRFGEFELSHGGTSEYYVDKYLFETDPRCLELIARAFAGRIREPKLAGVALGAVPLVAVTSVETGLPYVIARKQKKEYGTGNLIEGRLEEGEEVVVLEDIATTGQSAADAVSALREAGAIVNRVLVVVDREEGARSTLAGYDVDLEALVTASELLADEAGRESAAR is encoded by the coding sequence ATGGCAGGCGAGACAGGCGAACTCATCGCCGCGCTTCGCGAGGCCGAGTCGGTGCGCTTCGGCGAGTTCGAGCTCTCACACGGCGGCACGAGCGAGTACTACGTCGACAAGTACCTCTTCGAGACCGATCCACGGTGTCTGGAACTGATCGCACGCGCCTTCGCCGGCCGGATCCGGGAGCCGAAGCTCGCGGGTGTCGCGCTGGGCGCCGTTCCGCTCGTCGCGGTGACGAGCGTCGAGACCGGCCTCCCGTACGTGATCGCCCGGAAACAGAAGAAGGAGTACGGGACCGGAAACCTGATCGAAGGCCGATTAGAGGAGGGCGAGGAGGTTGTCGTACTCGAGGACATCGCGACGACGGGCCAGAGCGCCGCCGATGCCGTGAGCGCGCTGCGCGAGGCCGGTGCGATCGTGAACCGCGTGCTCGTCGTCGTCGACCGCGAGGAGGGCGCACGGTCGACGCTCGCTGGCTACGACGTCGACCTCGAGGCGCTCGTCACCGCCTCGGAACTGCTCGCAGACGAGGCGGGTCGCGAGTCCGCAGCCCGGTGA
- a CDS encoding helix-turn-helix domain-containing protein — MAVTETTGGEVAATDAVLAKVIFPADVVVLEETLDRLDGVEFDLKPSLAVEGAGLTSQLHVLTDDVRALEAAFEADPSVDGYDRQLSSEESHLYLVRWSGRPPAIDLLLENGGTPLRASTSQGAWHVTVMFPDREGLSRTADSCDRIDVRLLLDKLTPAEISAENPCRMTDVQTETVKRALELGYYEIPRGVTLVEIAEEMDVSHQSLSERLRRAHGRIVTQMLEAKSVEIDHEDEVGGRSGEREV; from the coding sequence ATGGCAGTAACAGAGACGACAGGCGGCGAGGTGGCCGCGACCGACGCGGTGCTCGCGAAGGTGATCTTTCCGGCCGACGTCGTCGTGCTGGAGGAGACGCTCGACCGTCTCGACGGCGTGGAGTTCGACCTGAAGCCGTCGCTCGCCGTCGAGGGAGCGGGTCTCACGTCTCAGCTCCACGTCCTCACCGACGACGTCCGGGCGCTCGAGGCGGCGTTCGAGGCGGACCCGTCGGTGGATGGCTACGATCGGCAGCTCAGTTCCGAGGAGTCTCATCTCTATCTCGTCAGGTGGTCGGGACGGCCACCGGCGATCGACCTCCTGCTGGAGAACGGGGGGACCCCGCTTCGGGCGTCGACCTCGCAGGGGGCGTGGCACGTCACGGTGATGTTCCCCGATCGGGAGGGGCTCTCGCGGACGGCCGACTCCTGTGACCGGATCGACGTCCGGCTCCTGCTGGACAAGCTCACCCCGGCCGAGATCTCGGCGGAGAACCCCTGTCGCATGACCGACGTCCAGACCGAGACGGTCAAACGGGCGCTCGAACTCGGCTACTACGAGATCCCCCGCGGCGTGACGCTCGTCGAGATCGCCGAGGAGATGGACGTCTCACACCAGTCGCTCTCGGAACGACTCCGGCGGGCACACGGCCGGATCGTCACGCAGATGCTCGAGGCGAAGTCGGTCGAGATCGACCACGAGGACGAGGTGGGGGGTCGTAGCGGCGAACGGGAGGTTTAG
- a CDS encoding CDP-2,3-bis-(O-geranylgeranyl)-sn-glycerol synthase, with amino-acid sequence MFELLVLALWLMLPAYVPNNAAVLLGGGAPIDGGRTWDGKRVLGDGKTWRGTAAGTLAGVALALVLNALAPTMTGTLGFDLPTFPILAAVGLAFGAMLGDILASFLKRRTGRERGAMFPGVDQLDFVVTALPLTALLAFDWFLTWFTLPVILVVLVITPLLHLTTNGIAYLLGLKNEPW; translated from the coding sequence ATGTTCGAACTCCTCGTCCTCGCGCTCTGGCTGATGCTGCCCGCCTACGTCCCCAACAACGCCGCCGTCCTCCTCGGCGGGGGTGCACCGATCGACGGGGGCCGGACCTGGGACGGAAAGCGCGTCCTCGGCGACGGGAAGACCTGGCGGGGGACGGCGGCGGGGACGCTCGCTGGCGTCGCCCTCGCGCTCGTCCTGAACGCGCTCGCGCCGACGATGACGGGAACGCTCGGCTTCGACCTCCCCACCTTCCCGATCCTCGCGGCGGTCGGTCTGGCCTTCGGCGCGATGCTCGGCGACATCCTCGCCTCCTTCCTCAAACGCCGGACCGGACGCGAGCGCGGCGCGATGTTCCCCGGCGTCGACCAGCTCGACTTCGTCGTCACGGCACTGCCACTCACCGCACTGCTCGCGTTCGACTGGTTCCTCACCTGGTTCACTCTCCCCGTGATCCTCGTCGTACTGGTGATCACGCCGCTGCTCCACCTCACGACCAACGGGATCGCCTACCTGCTCGGGCTGAAGAACGAGCCGTGGTAG
- a CDS encoding proline dehydrogenase family protein, translating into MIPPIADRFVAGESPATALDHARRWNQKDVNVILNLLGEHYDDSEDAAADTEEYRTLLSDIAAAGLDACISVKPSQIGLDLGTEVFEENLASIVEAADEEGEFVWIDMEDHTTTDATLDAFERFVTERGGGMGVCLQANLRRTKGDVERFADLPGKIRLVKGAYEEPEEIAYTEKERINTAYRELLTTMFETYDDGIAIGSHDPAMVDLGRDLHDRWGTPFEVQMLMGVREDAQISLAREYEVWQYTPYGSRWASYFYRRVMERKGNALFAARAIVGR; encoded by the coding sequence ATGATCCCGCCGATCGCGGACCGGTTCGTCGCCGGCGAGAGCCCGGCCACGGCGCTCGACCACGCCCGCCGGTGGAACCAGAAGGACGTGAACGTGATCCTCAACCTGCTCGGCGAGCACTACGACGACTCCGAGGACGCGGCGGCGGACACCGAGGAGTACCGGACGCTGCTCTCGGACATCGCTGCGGCCGGCCTCGACGCCTGCATCTCGGTGAAACCCTCGCAGATCGGCCTCGACCTCGGTACCGAGGTGTTCGAGGAGAACCTCGCGAGCATCGTCGAGGCCGCCGACGAGGAGGGGGAGTTCGTCTGGATCGACATGGAGGACCACACGACGACCGACGCGACGCTCGACGCGTTCGAGCGGTTCGTCACGGAGCGCGGCGGCGGGATGGGCGTCTGCCTCCAGGCGAACCTCCGTCGGACGAAGGGCGACGTCGAGCGCTTCGCCGACCTCCCGGGGAAGATCCGGCTCGTGAAGGGCGCCTACGAGGAGCCCGAGGAGATCGCCTACACCGAGAAGGAACGGATCAACACCGCGTACCGGGAGCTGCTCACGACGATGTTCGAGACGTACGACGACGGTATCGCGATCGGGAGCCACGACCCCGCGATGGTCGACCTGGGCCGCGACCTCCACGACCGGTGGGGGACCCCGTTCGAGGTGCAGATGCTGATGGGCGTCCGCGAGGACGCCCAGATCTCGCTCGCGCGCGAGTACGAGGTCTGGCAGTACACCCCCTACGGCTCGCGCTGGGCGTCGTACTTCTACAGGCGAGTGATGGAGCGAAAGGGCAACGCGCTGTTCGCGGCCAGGGCGATCGTCGGGCGATGA
- a CDS encoding DUF502 domain-containing protein translates to MSTWKRDAASGLVVLVPIIVTIWVVWWLFRFIANLPLIENQITNPGLRVALTLVLFALLVLAVGYLMRTALGSIVEAAIDDVMNQVPGLRVVYNASKMGVETALTGTTELQEPVKVFTWDGIRMTAFKTGREAPDGRKLLFLPTAPNITSGFVIEVEAEDLIETDETVEEALTRILSAGFGERDRTEKGIPIDVIGDDGSRSPATGVVGDRSPAADGGDRPD, encoded by the coding sequence ATGTCGACGTGGAAGCGGGACGCGGCGAGCGGACTCGTCGTCCTCGTCCCGATCATCGTGACGATCTGGGTGGTCTGGTGGCTCTTTCGGTTCATCGCGAACCTGCCGTTGATAGAGAACCAGATCACCAACCCCGGTCTCCGCGTCGCGCTCACGCTCGTGCTGTTCGCGCTGCTCGTCCTCGCGGTCGGCTACCTGATGCGGACGGCGCTGGGATCGATCGTCGAGGCGGCGATCGACGACGTGATGAACCAGGTCCCCGGTCTGCGCGTCGTCTACAACGCCTCGAAGATGGGGGTCGAGACGGCGCTCACCGGGACGACCGAACTCCAGGAGCCGGTGAAGGTCTTCACCTGGGACGGCATCCGTATGACCGCGTTCAAGACCGGCCGCGAGGCGCCCGACGGCCGGAAGCTGCTCTTTCTGCCCACCGCACCGAACATCACGAGCGGGTTCGTCATCGAGGTCGAAGCGGAGGACCTGATCGAGACCGACGAGACCGTCGAGGAGGCGCTCACGCGGATCCTCAGCGCGGGGTTCGGCGAGCGCGACAGGACCGAGAAGGGGATCCCGATCGACGTGATCGGCGACGACGGGTCGCGGAGCCCCGCGACCGGGGTGGTCGGCGATCGATCCCCGGCGGCCGACGGCGGCGACCGTCCGGACTGA
- the larE gene encoding ATP-dependent sacrificial sulfur transferase LarE, with product MVEETLSAMRTDLAEREGVLVAFSGGVDSSVVAAVAHDALGDRAVACTAKSETLPEAELVDANRVAEEIGIRHEVVSFSELDSEEFRRNDGERCYHCRTMRLGAMFEKARELGIDVVCDGTNASDTSGHRPGLRAVDELDAYSPLLSHGVEKEGVREIARHYGLSVAEKPSMACLSSRIPTGLEVTEERLTRVERAESLLRSWGFSQFRVRDHDGLARIEVAPEELERALDPAFATAAEDHLTAIGFDHVTLDLGGYSTGSVSPEGEASLLDASYPTGE from the coding sequence ATGGTCGAGGAGACGCTGTCGGCGATGCGTACGGACCTCGCGGAGCGCGAGGGGGTGCTCGTCGCCTTCTCCGGTGGGGTGGACTCGTCGGTGGTCGCCGCGGTCGCCCACGACGCGCTCGGCGACCGGGCCGTCGCCTGCACCGCGAAGTCGGAGACGCTCCCGGAGGCAGAACTCGTGGACGCGAATCGGGTCGCCGAGGAGATCGGGATCCGTCACGAGGTCGTGAGCTTCAGCGAACTCGACAGCGAGGAGTTCAGGCGCAACGACGGCGAGCGGTGCTATCACTGCCGAACGATGCGTCTGGGCGCGATGTTCGAGAAGGCGCGCGAGCTGGGTATCGACGTGGTCTGTGACGGGACGAACGCCTCCGACACGTCCGGACACCGTCCCGGCCTCCGCGCGGTCGACGAACTCGACGCCTACTCCCCGCTTCTCTCCCACGGTGTCGAGAAGGAGGGCGTGAGGGAGATCGCCCGCCACTACGGGCTCTCGGTCGCCGAGAAACCCTCGATGGCGTGTCTCTCCTCGCGCATCCCGACGGGGTTGGAGGTGACCGAAGAACGGCTCACCCGGGTCGAGCGGGCGGAGAGCCTGCTTCGCTCCTGGGGCTTCTCGCAGTTCCGCGTCCGCGATCACGACGGCCTCGCTCGGATCGAGGTCGCGCCAGAGGAGTTGGAGCGAGCGCTCGACCCCGCGTTCGCGACGGCGGCGGAAGACCACCTCACGGCGATCGGCTTCGACCACGTCACGCTCGACCTCGGGGGCTACAGTACGGGGAGCGTGAGCCCCGAGGGCGAGGCGTCGCTGCTCGACGCGAGCTATCCGACCGGCGAGTGA
- a CDS encoding MutS-related protein produces the protein MEFESIPGVGEKTAASLARLDGAERALAEGDVAALAAAPGISTGQAARIARGAIRARHDDDSRFLATDRARELHRDLLALVQERAVTDYAKRRLETFYPSACEERIEEARAFTERAIEREPDPAITDALAEVEPLSTPSEIRIRERCLATTDAERYAAARDAVPELTVEIVEDARGLAELARGYATVVAIDEAFSGVDVHGDVRVEPNALDSPEEIVPERVLDFFASNRESIRAAARVHRNAGIEPPCDLDALSGALSRLSDDGTVEGDAELDRLTAAVSDLDVAVSTAESVADDALSEAIRERDVTIEGADLLSLVERGAGIDSLLSRELADEYARAVEQARAQLVDALSLDPGEAELARAAFSDEPSYPVEADESVVGKLEEELTAARDRRAITGKRELAATLSGFREEAATLVATALDLDVELAVARFAREFECTMPSFDGEGIAIEGGRSPLLVEPWEEIEPVDYVVSGVTLLSGVNSGGKTSTLDLLASVAILAHMGFPVPAERASLRRFGACHYHAKTQGTLDAGAFESTLREFASLAESPEDALVLVDELESITEPGASAKIIAGILEELAEAETTAVFVSHLAGEIREAAACAVPVDGIEAVGLIDGELVVERSPVPDHLARSTPELIVEKLAGERDSPVYDRLLAKFD, from the coding sequence ATGGAGTTCGAGTCGATTCCGGGCGTGGGGGAGAAGACCGCCGCCTCGCTCGCGCGCCTCGACGGCGCGGAACGCGCGCTGGCCGAGGGCGACGTCGCCGCGCTCGCCGCCGCGCCCGGCATCTCGACCGGACAGGCAGCGCGGATCGCCCGCGGCGCGATCCGCGCCCGCCACGACGACGACTCACGGTTTCTCGCGACCGACCGGGCGAGAGAACTGCACCGCGACCTGCTCGCGCTCGTCCAGGAGCGCGCAGTCACCGACTACGCGAAACGCCGGTTGGAGACGTTCTACCCGAGCGCGTGCGAGGAGCGGATCGAGGAGGCTCGGGCGTTCACCGAGCGGGCGATAGAGCGCGAGCCCGACCCCGCGATCACGGACGCACTCGCCGAGGTCGAACCGCTCTCGACTCCCTCCGAGATTCGGATCAGAGAGCGCTGTCTCGCGACGACCGACGCAGAACGCTACGCCGCAGCGCGCGATGCGGTACCCGAACTCACAGTGGAGATCGTGGAGGACGCACGGGGGCTCGCCGAACTCGCCCGGGGCTACGCGACGGTGGTCGCCATCGACGAGGCCTTCTCGGGGGTGGACGTCCACGGCGACGTACGCGTCGAGCCGAACGCGCTCGACTCACCGGAGGAGATCGTCCCCGAACGAGTCCTCGACTTCTTCGCGAGCAATCGCGAGTCGATCCGGGCGGCCGCGCGGGTCCACCGGAACGCCGGGATCGAGCCCCCCTGCGACCTGGACGCGCTCTCCGGCGCGCTCTCTCGTCTCTCCGACGACGGAACGGTCGAGGGTGACGCGGAGCTCGACCGGCTGACGGCGGCGGTCTCGGACCTCGACGTGGCGGTGAGCACCGCCGAGAGCGTCGCGGACGACGCGCTGAGCGAGGCGATCCGCGAGCGGGACGTCACGATCGAGGGTGCGGACCTCCTCTCGCTGGTCGAGCGAGGCGCGGGGATCGACTCGCTGCTCTCGCGCGAACTCGCCGACGAGTACGCGAGGGCGGTCGAGCAGGCGAGAGCACAGCTCGTGGACGCGCTGTCTCTCGATCCGGGCGAGGCGGAGCTGGCACGGGCGGCGTTCTCGGACGAGCCGAGCTACCCCGTCGAGGCGGACGAGAGCGTGGTCGGCAAGCTGGAAGAGGAGCTGACGGCTGCACGCGACCGCCGGGCGATCACCGGAAAGCGAGAGCTCGCGGCGACGCTCTCGGGGTTCCGGGAGGAGGCGGCGACGCTCGTCGCGACGGCGCTCGACCTCGACGTTGAGCTCGCGGTCGCCCGCTTCGCCCGCGAGTTCGAGTGTACGATGCCGTCGTTCGACGGCGAGGGGATCGCGATCGAGGGGGGTCGATCGCCGCTACTCGTCGAACCGTGGGAGGAGATCGAACCGGTCGACTATGTCGTCTCGGGGGTGACGCTGCTCTCCGGGGTGAACTCCGGGGGCAAGACCTCGACGCTCGACCTGCTCGCGAGCGTGGCTATCCTCGCACACATGGGGTTCCCAGTGCCCGCCGAACGCGCCTCTCTGCGGCGGTTCGGGGCGTGTCACTACCACGCGAAGACGCAGGGGACGCTCGACGCGGGGGCGTTCGAGAGCACCCTCCGGGAGTTCGCCTCGCTCGCCGAGTCGCCGGAGGATGCGCTGGTGCTCGTCGACGAACTCGAGAGCATCACCGAACCCGGCGCGAGCGCGAAGATCATCGCCGGTATCCTCGAGGAGTTAGCGGAGGCGGAGACGACGGCGGTGTTCGTCTCGCACCTCGCAGGTGAGATCAGGGAGGCAGCGGCGTGTGCGGTCCCCGTCGACGGCATCGAGGCGGTCGGGCTGATCGACGGCGAACTCGTCGTCGAGCGCTCGCCGGTGCCAGACCACCTCGCACGGTCGACGCCGGAGTTGATCGTCGAGAAGCTCGCGGGCGAGCGCGACTCCCCGGTCTACGACCGGCTACTCGCGAAGTTCGACTGA